The DNA segment AATAGGTGAAAAGGAGGCAGTTGTATGCTGAATAAAACAATAAAAGGCAGTGATTTTGACAACATCTTCACTGAGGTTATACATTCGGAATCTCTCGGATTGATTAACCCAGAACAACTGCGCCTTTTTCACCTCAATGTCATGAATAATGAATTTGTTTCGGATGATTTGCAAGCATTCATCCGAAAAAATGTAGGGAGATATGTGTTCTCAAGAGCAAAGCTGGAGCAGTTTAAGATAAATGATGACTTGGAGAGCATTGGCCTTGAGGCTATGGCAGTCATGCAAAAAAATGGACGCCCCGGACAGCAGAACACAGGGAATTCACTGGGGGAAATCCTGCTGTATGCGTTCCTGGAACAGATACTGGATGCACCCAAAATTATGAGCAAGGTCGAGTTGTTTTCAACAACGAATACCCAAAGCAGCAAATGTGATGGTATTCACCTGCTTTCACTCGGAGGCTATGGCCAGCCATATTATCAGCTTGTTTTTGGTTCATCCAGTGTAGTAGGTGATATGCGAGATGCCATTGACCAAGCATTTGATGCCATAATGGACATCGAGCAAACAAATAAAAACCGGCTTCAGCTTTTAGAACCGTCAAGTCTCGATAGAGACTTTGATCCAGAAACAGCACGGCAAATCAAGGAAGTTGTTTTTCCGAAAAAGGGCTCTAGTGTCGTTAGAGATACAGCCTATGGTGTGTTCATAGGATATACTCTTGGGCTTAACCCTGCCAGCTATTCGACGATGCAATACAAAAATGCGTTAAACCATAAGATGAATACCGATATAAAGAATCATGCCGCATACATTGCCCGGCAAATCAACAGTCGTGGGCTTGGGACACATTCATTTTATTTTTATATCTTACCATTGAATGACGCTGACAAGGATAAGTCAGACATTATGGAGAAAGCCATGCGGGGAGGTGTGATGCCATGAGCGATAACAAAGTTGCAACCATCCACCTCGGTGATGTCATATATGCAGATATTGACAGTAATGAATATCTGAGAGAAATACACGACAATCTCTTATACAATTATGCTGCGAAGATGCTTAACATATTTGATCAGACATCAAGACCCGTGGATAAAATCGATGCCCTTCGATTTGCAGATTTGCTGTCAAAATCAACGCATTCGACAAACAGCGACCAACACAAAATGTGGGCACAGGAAATCATCACGCTTTTGTGCAGCATTTATCCTGATGACCCTGCCGTAAGCTATTATGCTGGTTCTGTTTTAACCAGTACAGGAAATTACCAAGGACGGAATCTTGTAGCGAAAGACTACCAGAGTGGAGCCGTGCTTGACCGTATGTATTCGGAATATTCCAAGGAACTGCTGACGATTCCGGCTATGCCTGAGTTTCAGTTCCTCCGCGCTCAAAAGCAGGTGTACGACCATCTTACTGATCAATATTTTAGCTATTCTGGTCCGACATCAATGGGAAAATCCTTTATTATGAGGATGTTTCTTAAATCGCAGGTCGAGTCTGGTGTAGAGAAAAATTTTGCATTGATTGTTCCTACAAAGGCACTTATTAACGAAGTCACAAGCAAAATAATCAACGATCTCAAAGAAAATCTTAAGAAATACAATTACAGGCTTGTTACCTCCGCAGGTGCTCTTGTTTTGAAGGAACAACATAATTTTATATTTGTACTGACACCAGAGCGCCTTTTGTACCTATTGATAAGCAATCCCGATTTAGAACTGCACTACCTTTTTGTGGATGAGGCACACAAGCTGTCTGAGGTGGATAGCCGCGGTCCTTTTTACTATAAGGTTATAGATAAACTGGTTGAGAGAAAGAATAAGCCTCATGTCATCTTTGCTTCGCCCAATATTCCAAATCCGGAAATATATTTAAGAAGCATACCGGACATAGAAACACCTGAAAAATGGAAACTGGCGTCTTCTTTTTCTCCTGTGACACAGTTTAAGTTTCTTATTAGTTTTAGGCAACGTTCGATTAGTATGTTTAACGACTATTCGAGGATGCTGACGAAGATTGCACAGTTCACCGGAGAAATCAGCCTCGACACAATTCTTCCGCTTGTAAGCAGAGACTCTGACGGGAGAATCAAGCAGAATATTGTATATTGCAGTTCCATTGCACAGGCAGTAAACCTTGCCCGCAGCTATGCAAATAAAATTCCTACAGTAACGGCTAATCAGGATATTTGGACTCTTTCCAAGGAGATAAAGCAGGAGGTCCACGGCGATTATTTCCTTGCGGAATTGATCACAAAAGGCGTTGCTTATCATATTGGATATCTCCCGTCTACTATTCGAATGAGAATTGAAGAACTATTTCGAAGCGGTGCCATTACTACAATCTTCTGCACCAGTACCCTCGTGGAGGGAGTCAATATGCCTGCTGATAACCTCTTTATCACAAGTTACAAAAAGGGTTATGCCTATATGGATGCAGTTGATTTCCGTAATCTGATCGGACGTGTAGGCAGGATAGAATACAACCTTTATGGGAATGTATTTCTTGTCAGTATGAACGACAAGGTCAAGGAGGAAAAGTTCGAAGAACTACTTAAAGAGAAGATTCCAGAACAGAAACTGTCCATCGAATCAGGCTTGACTAATGCGCAGAAAAAATCGGTCGTAAAGGCACTGGTTAACGGGGAAATAGAGTTTGATAAGCACCCCCACAATCAGCCGGAAGAATCCTATACGCTGATGCGTAAGTTCGCTTTGATACTCTTGCGTGATATTACAAAAGGCCGAGACAGCCTTGTCCACAGGGAGTTTGCACCATTCCTTACAGAACACGATGAGGAAAAGATAAAGGCAAACTTTACACAAAAATCTGCAACGCCCGATGATGATATCAATGTGTCAGTTGATCAGACAGAGAACCTTACCAGTGCAATCGCACGAGGGATGTCTTATCCGACCCTAGACATTAATGGGAACGTTGACTACAACGAGTTGATGAACTTCCTCGAGCGAATGTGCCGCGTTTTCAAATGGGAAAAGTATGAACGGCAGACACTTGGAAGAGTAAGCAAGAAAACAGGAAAGCACGGAATGCTTCGTTGGTATGCTGTTATATTGATTCAATGGATTCAGGGAATGGGTCTTAGCAACATCATGAACAAAGCAATTGAATACAAGAGGAACGACAGTGAGGCTACGGTAAGAATCGATGGAAAACCAGTAAAATATGACGATTCCCGTGAGCACAGAAACGTTGTTATTGCGGACACCTTGGATGTTATTGAAAATGTGATCCTTTTCAGCATTTCCAATTATTTTTTGAGATTTTCAAACGAGTACAAGAGATTTCATAAGGTGGAAAGCTTCAAGAACGATTGGTATGAGTATGTTGAATACGGTACAACCAATCCTTTGACCATATTGCTGCAGAGAAGTGGTTTCTCCCGTGAAACATCGACTTATATTCGACAGCATCGTAGAGAGTATGTTGTGATGGCAGAAGACGGAGGCGTAAAATTGCGCCGCACGCTGTTACAAAGCAGAAATCTCGGAGCCGCCCGCGAATCAGCTGACATTCAGTACAATATGCCGGAAATTTTTGTCGATTAATGACGTGCGCATGGCATACAGAAAATCAATCGAGTTACCAATATCTGTTAGCAGAGCAATCGAAGCCCACAATCACATCCTGTGTGGAACCTGCGATGTGTGAAGAACCCTGTATAGGGAAATTAAAAGGAATCTCTCATCGCCAAGATTGTACTGGCAAGCAATGCCCCTGGATAGCCATTCGGCTTCCGGCGCTGCTTGTTGAGGGTATCCCCCAAGCCCCCATGAACGCAGAATTTCATTCTGCGGCTGCGCGTCCGATGGACACTTTAGACCACGATCAGCTCATCGCTGGTCGTGGTCTTTTTCTTTTTCGGTATCGTGTTCCACCTCCATATTTAAGAGCCGATCCACATTGGCCTTTGCCGCTAGCAGCTCCCGCATTTCCTCACGGGAGCGCCGGTACTCGGCATAGGTCTTTTTCTTTTCCTCCAGGAGCCGGGCATACTCGGCTTGCAACTCCTTGACTTTGGGGAGCTTCTTGACCCCCATATCGTCAAAGGCATTTTTGGCCGCCTGATGGAGCAGAATTTCCTCCTCATGTTCCTGGCGGAATTTCTTTGAGTAGCCAGCTTTTCGGTAGGCCACATAGGTGTCACGAGTCTTGGCGTAGTTGATGATGTGAGTCCGCAGGACGGTGATCTCCGCCATGCGTTTCTCCGCTGCCTTGATTTTTGCAGATAGCTCATTATGGTGAGCCGTGGCCGCAGCAGCCTTTTCCTCCAGCACAGCATACTCCAACAAGTTATGCTCCGTGAGATAATTTACGGTCTGCGCCATCTGTTTCAAGTTAAAAATCTTGGCCCACCGCACATACCCGGCACCTTTTCCGGCCTGGAGCTTTGCCTGGATGTCAACCAGCAGATTGACCTTCGGCAGATCTGCCCGCTTGACCGGCTTCTGACGGGGCGTATGCACCTTTTGACCGGCGAGGATGGCCAACAGGTCTTTCAGGGTGTAGCCATCACCCAGACTGTCTAGGCGGGATACTTTACTCCAGCCGGGGAGCTTCAAACGGTAGGATTTCCCGCGCTTGGATACTTCACAGCCAGATTTTCGGAGCAGCTTCAGCAACTCGTCCAGGTCGGCAGGCTTTTGTTCCAGGGCGTTGTCAATGGCAACACGCAGCAATTCTCGGTGGGAGGGCTTGACCTGGTCGCCCAACCACTTATTGTAGCTCTTTCCGTGGGGCTTGGGATTCTCTACAATAGACAGCCCGTTCTCAATGCAAATGGTGTCGCTCAAATGCCGTACAGCTTTCGTGCTGCCCCAAAAGTTGCGGAACTTCCGGTCACAATCCAGATTGACCGAACTCCAAATGATATGATTATGGACATGGGCTTTGTCGATGTGGGTGCAGACGATAAAGGCGTGCTTGCCTTTTGTAAACCGCTTGGCAAATTCTACACCGAGCCGGTTGGCTTCCTCCGGCGCGATCTCCCCAGGGCAGAAGGACTGGCGGACATGGTAGGCGATCACGTCATCTGCGCCCCGGACCCGCCCGGTGGCAGCGATATACTGGCGCTTGGCCAACATGAACTCGGCATCGGCCACACGGCTGTCACACTCATAGCCGGTGATGAGCCTGCCGTGGTCTGTCTTTTGCGGATTTGCCACATAGTCGATAATATCGCTGATAGCACGGCTTTCGGTCCGGCCCTTGCCGACGTGCAGCGGCATGATTCGTGTGGTTGCCATGAGTTTTCCCTCCCTTCAAAAAAAGTGGGCAGCCTCAGCTGTCCACTTCATCAAAATATGAAATAATCTGTTTTTTCTTCTTTCTGGCGCACCGCAGCGTTGCGGCGGCTCCGCCCCAATCATGGAGAACATAGGCCACCACGACATCACTGGTTTCTACCATCCAGCGGTTTCTGTGAGAAATCGCAAAGCGGCGTGGCACAGTTTCCAGAGGCGGATATACCGTACTGTCATAGCCAGAAATATCTCGTTTCGTGTCGAAATATGCAAGGACAAGAATCAGCTCGATCTCTGGGTGCTGTATTTTCTGTTTTCGCAGAACTGCCGCAGCCAAACTGTCAAAGGCTCCGTATCCACCAAGATAAAATATGTTTACGCCTTGCTCAATTAGATGCAGGGTCACGGCATACAGCCATTTTTCTACATCTGCTGACCGAGAAATCTGCGCGTGTCCACAAAAAGTTGCTGTCATTTTCATCACTCCATTATAGTGATTATAATCACTATAATAAAAAGCGACAAGCCCCATATAATATTCAAAAATGGGGTGATGCAGTGCCGATCTCTTTTCGTCCGATGCGGCAGCTCATGGAAAGCAGTCACATCTCATTCTACCGCTTGGCCAATGAAGGAATCGATGCGCAAACCTTGCAGAGAATACGGCACGATAAGCCCGTTACCACTGATACGCTTGGGAAAATTTGCAGCATCATGAAATGCCAGCCCGGAGATTTGATTGAATATATCGAAGATGCTTGTGAGCCTGATTCTGCCGAATAATAAAATCGCAAATAACTGTTATAATTAACATGACACTTTAAGGAACAGCGTCCTCTCCGTCGTGGGGAGGACGCTGTTTTTATCCGTAGATCAAATCCTGTATGGCAAACTTCAAATCCTGCACCTTGCCCAGCAGCCAGAATGCCAGATGCGGCAGTCCGAACGGGCTGATGAGGAACGCAATTGCCCACAGGATAATACCGTTTTGTGGGGAATATGTTACCAGAACAGCCAGCCCCAACAGGGCGATGACTGCGCTGAAAAGTCCCAGCACCAGACCGGACACATAGACCAGGCCCACACAACTCCAGATGGCCAGGGTGAGAAGCAGAATCACCGGCGCGGCCACAATTTTTAGCATCAGCCTCAAAAATCCCCATATCATTCTCACGGAACTGTCACCCCCAGTTTTGTTCTGTTCTCATTATGAAACAATTTTTGTGGGACGGCAAGGATACGGGCAAAAAGAAAAAGCGGAGGGAAGCGCGGTGAAAAGAACGCCATTCTTCCCTCCGCAGATGGAGCATACACCCCCGTCACGAAAGATTGGAGAGCTGGGTCAGGATTTCCTTCACGCCCTCCCATAACTGTTCCTGCCGCTGGGCAATATCCTCCAAGTCAGCATCGTAAATCCGTCCGGTTTCATGTACCCGACGGGTGAGCTGGTTCAAATTATTGCTGCTCCGGCGCAGCAGGGACACCAGTTCCTTCAGCTCCGGCAAGTCCAGCTGTACCACATAACCGTCCAGGGCCATCTTCCGCAGATAGGCTTCCCGGTTCTTCGTCCCAAGTTGGGACATTTTCTGTTCGATCAACTCCAGCTCCTCCGGGGAGACCCGGAAATTCACCTGGACATTCCGCTTGCGCTTTGGGGTGCTCACCGTTCCGGCTCCCGTTTTTTATGGGCCGAGGCTTTCGGGATTGTCTGTTTCGGTTCCTGCTTCAAATGCTCCCGGACAGAAGGCCGGGGCTGGCGCAGCCCCTTGGAGCGGTCCTCGTTGGCCAGAATGGTGGCATAGGTCCCAGGCAGTCCTTTCATGCCGGTAAAAGCCAGACTGCGAAACGGCAGAAGATTCATCAGCCGGTCATGGTCTTTGCTCCCGGCACGGTTCAGAAACTCCGGGGAAATGCGAGCCATGTAATGGGTCCCGTGGGGGCTGTTCGGCACATCCGGTGCGCGCAGCTCCCGCAAAATCCGTTCCGCCTCTGCCTGGATGTCCTCTGCCGTCAAAGGCTGGCGGCGCAGATGTTCCTCGCGCACCAGATCAATAAACCCATTCAGGACAGCGGGGTGGCTGTTTACCGCATAGCCGCACCGGACGGTATCGGAGTTATAGTTGGGAATGGTTTTGGCCCATTCCTTGTTGCGGGGCGAGTAGCGTCCATCCCAGTCCTGGAGCTGGACGGTGTTGGCAAGGACCAGCATGACCCGGTCCATGCCGTAGGTCTCGATCACACCCTTGGCGGCATCGTGACTGAGATACATCCCGTCGAAGTGTTCCCGCACCGCAGCTTCAATGGCCTCCTTGCATTGGAGATTGGCGTTATTAGAAGCCCGATACTGTTCCAGCTCCCCATGCTCTTTCGCATACACAGCAGAGTGAGGGTAAATGGCGGCTTTCCGCAGCTCCGTCTGGGCCTTGCAAGCATCATCGGCCCGGTTCTCAATGCTGTCCCGGATCACATCCATGTGGCCGGTCTCCAGTTTCTCAAAGTAACGGTACACATCGGCCAGCGGCGTGGGCGAATCCAGCAGGGCCTGGGCCTGGGTAGCGGTCAGCTCCAGTTCCTCCATCGCCATCACGATGTCCTCCCGAACAGTGTACTCATAGGCATGGTTCAGGACTTCTGCCGGAGGCTGGCTTTTCAGCCAGTCCCGGTATTTGTCCTGTTCAGCGGCCATCTTCTCATAAAGGGCCGTATTCAGATCGTTGGTATTCATGTTATCGCACCTCCTCATGTTGTTTCGGTTTCTTTTCAGGGCTGCGGGGTGGCACCGGACGCTTCAAGCTGTCCAGCACCGAAGGCCGCGCACTCTTGGCAACCACAGTTTCCGGCTGGGCGTGGCCCTTGCCGTCAATGTTCAGCAGCGTGTCCAGTTCCACCAGACGAGCGGACTTGACTCGCAGATCATCCTCAAAGGGAAACGGCTTTCCGATCTCCTCTTTGGCTGCGGCCTGCTGCTGGTAGAGGTTGTCCAGCTGGTTTTTCACGGCTTCCAAACGCTGAGGCATCTGAGCCAGTGCATTGTCGATACGGGTGAGGTTTCCGCGCGGGTCTGTGCCAAGGCTTGCCCGGTGGGTCATCTGGCCTTTCAACAGGAGCGTATATTCCTGTTTCCAAGCGGAAAACTCCACGGACATAGTAAAGCCCCGGTAACTGCCGATCTGCACCGGTTCGGAGCCTTTGACCTCCTTACAGGCGTCCAGCAGGGCTGCACCGGCGTTTTCTTTGTCGGTCAGCACATCGCCCCGGATCTCCATCCCAGCAAAGCCATCCTCCGGGTGAGGATGAGCGGCCAGGGTCTCCAGGTCGGCTTCAAAGCCTTTGATAAATCCCTTGTTGGTTTCGATTTCCTGGGGGAAGTATTTGAGCAACTGATCCTCCAGGCGGTACTGCTTGCTCTGGTGGTCGGCTTTCATCAGTTTCAGGCGCGCAACCTCCACATCCAAATCCATGCGCTCCTTGATACGGGGGTCTCCGGCGCACAGGGCCTTAATCTCGGCAAAGGAAAGCGCCGTTTCGTCCACATCATCGCAGGAGCGGACCGGCGATTTAGAGGTCATAATCTGCGAAATGAATTTTTGCTTGTTTTCAACCGTCTGCCAGAGATAAGCGTCAAAAGTTCCCTCGGTGACATAACGGTACACATGGACAAGAGGGTTCTGGTTGCCCTGGCGCTCGATACGGCCCTTGCGCTGGGCAAGGTCTCCCGGACGCCACGGACAATCCAGGTCATGGAGGGCCACAAGGCGGTCCTGCACATTGGTGCCAGCGCCCATTTTGGAGGTGCTGCCCAACAGGACACGCACCTGCCCGGTGCGGACCTTGGAAAACAGTTCTTTCTTCTGCACCTCGGTCTTGGCCTCATGGATAAAAGCAATCTGCTCGGCGGGCATTCCCTGGGCGATGAGCTTCTGGCGGATGTCCTCATAGACAGTAAAGGCAGGCTCCGGCTCATCCAACGGCACAGCCTGTTCCAGCGCGTGAAGCGTGGGATTGTCCAGCGCCTTGGCTGCCTTTTTGGAGGAAGCGGACTGGACCTGGGGCGTGGAAATGTCGCAGAATACCAGCTGGGTCAGCTTGTCAGCCTCGCCGTCTCGCCAGATCTGTATGATATTGCCCACACACTGATTGACCTTGGTGCCGGGTTCATCCGGCAGCAGCTGGTTGATGATACGCTGGTCCAGGCCCAGCTTGCGGCCATCGCCGGTAATCTTGAGCATATTGTCCTCTGAGGGGTCAACGCTGCCGCTGTGTACTCTGGAGGCGCGCTCGGAGAGAACCTGCACCATCTCTTTTTGATGTTCAGTAGGCTGGGCCACGATGTTGTGGTATTCCACCTCCGGGGTAGGCAGGTTTAGCTGATCGGCGGTCTTGATGTCCGCCACCTCTTTGAACAGGTTCATCAGCTCCGGGAGGTTGAAAAATTTGCTGAATCTCGTTCTTGCCCGGTAGCCGGTGCCTTCCGGTGCCAGCTCCAGCGCCGTGACGGTTTCTCCGAAGCGGCTGGCCCAGCAGTCGAAGTGGGTCATGTTCAGCTCTTGCAAGCGGTCATACTGGAGATACCGCTGCATGGTGTAAAGTTCGGTCATGCTGTTCGATACGGGGGTGCCGGTGGCGAAAATCACACCACGGTTTCCGGTCAGTTCATCCATATAGCGACACTTCGCAAACATATCGCTGGACTTTTGGGCATCGCTGGTGGAGAGACCTGCCACATTCCGCATCTTGGTGTATAAAAACAGGTTTTTATAGTTATGCGCCTCATCAACGAATAGGCGGTCCACACCCAACTGCTCGAATGTTACCACATCGTCCTTGCGGCTCTCGGCCTGCAATTTCTCCAGCCGGGCTTCCAGGGACTTCTTGGTGCGTTCCAACTGCTTGACCGTGAAACGCTCACCGCCGCTGTACTTCACCTCGGCAATGCCCTCGGTGATCTCGTCGATCTGCTCCTGAAGGAGCCGCTCCTGACGCTCTCGGCTGATGGGGATTTTCTCAAACTGGCTGTGTCCCATGATGATGGCGTCATAGTCGCCGGTGGCAATGCGGGCGCAGAACTTCTTGCGGTTGTGGGTCTCAAAGTCCTTTTTGGTGGTGACAAGAATGTTGGCGGAGGGATAGAGCCGCAGAAACTCCGACGCCCATTGTTCGGTCAGATGGTTAGGCACCACAAAGAGGGATTTCTGACACAAGCCCAGGCGCTTACTCTCCATGGCGGCAGCCACCATTTCAAAGGTTTTGCCAGCGCCTACCTCGTGTGCCAGCAGCGTATTGCCGCCGTACAGCACATGAGCGATAGCGTTTTTCTGGTGTTCCCGCAAGGTGATGGCCGGGTTCATGCCGCCGAAAGTAATGTGTCCGCCGTCGTATTCACGGGGACGGGTGGAGTTCATTTCCTCATTGTACTGGCGGACCAGAGCTTGGCGGCGATCCGGGTCTTTCCAAATCCAGTCCTTAAAAGCGTCCCGGATGGCTTGCTGCTTTTGGGCGGCCAGGGTGGTCTCTTTGGCATTCAGCACCCGGTGCTCTTTGCCGTCTGCATCCTCTATGGTGTCGTAGATACGGACATCCCGCAGGTTCAGGCTGTCCTCCAGAATCTTGTAGGCATTGGCACGGCTGGTTCCGTAGGTGGTATA comes from the Eubacteriaceae bacterium Marseille-Q4139 genome and includes:
- a CDS encoding DUF1837 domain-containing protein, encoding MLNKTIKGSDFDNIFTEVIHSESLGLINPEQLRLFHLNVMNNEFVSDDLQAFIRKNVGRYVFSRAKLEQFKINDDLESIGLEAMAVMQKNGRPGQQNTGNSLGEILLYAFLEQILDAPKIMSKVELFSTTNTQSSKCDGIHLLSLGGYGQPYYQLVFGSSSVVGDMRDAIDQAFDAIMDIEQTNKNRLQLLEPSSLDRDFDPETARQIKEVVFPKKGSSVVRDTAYGVFIGYTLGLNPASYSTMQYKNALNHKMNTDIKNHAAYIARQINSRGLGTHSFYFYILPLNDADKDKSDIMEKAMRGGVMP
- a CDS encoding DEAD/DEAH box helicase family protein; translation: MSDNKVATIHLGDVIYADIDSNEYLREIHDNLLYNYAAKMLNIFDQTSRPVDKIDALRFADLLSKSTHSTNSDQHKMWAQEIITLLCSIYPDDPAVSYYAGSVLTSTGNYQGRNLVAKDYQSGAVLDRMYSEYSKELLTIPAMPEFQFLRAQKQVYDHLTDQYFSYSGPTSMGKSFIMRMFLKSQVESGVEKNFALIVPTKALINEVTSKIINDLKENLKKYNYRLVTSAGALVLKEQHNFIFVLTPERLLYLLISNPDLELHYLFVDEAHKLSEVDSRGPFYYKVIDKLVERKNKPHVIFASPNIPNPEIYLRSIPDIETPEKWKLASSFSPVTQFKFLISFRQRSISMFNDYSRMLTKIAQFTGEISLDTILPLVSRDSDGRIKQNIVYCSSIAQAVNLARSYANKIPTVTANQDIWTLSKEIKQEVHGDYFLAELITKGVAYHIGYLPSTIRMRIEELFRSGAITTIFCTSTLVEGVNMPADNLFITSYKKGYAYMDAVDFRNLIGRVGRIEYNLYGNVFLVSMNDKVKEEKFEELLKEKIPEQKLSIESGLTNAQKKSVVKALVNGEIEFDKHPHNQPEESYTLMRKFALILLRDITKGRDSLVHREFAPFLTEHDEEKIKANFTQKSATPDDDINVSVDQTENLTSAIARGMSYPTLDINGNVDYNELMNFLERMCRVFKWEKYERQTLGRVSKKTGKHGMLRWYAVILIQWIQGMGLSNIMNKAIEYKRNDSEATVRIDGKPVKYDDSREHRNVVIADTLDVIENVILFSISNYFLRFSNEYKRFHKVESFKNDWYEYVEYGTTNPLTILLQRSGFSRETSTYIRQHRREYVVMAEDGGVKLRRTLLQSRNLGAARESADIQYNMPEIFVD
- a CDS encoding relaxase/mobilization nuclease domain-containing protein, which encodes MATTRIMPLHVGKGRTESRAISDIIDYVANPQKTDHGRLITGYECDSRVADAEFMLAKRQYIAATGRVRGADDVIAYHVRQSFCPGEIAPEEANRLGVEFAKRFTKGKHAFIVCTHIDKAHVHNHIIWSSVNLDCDRKFRNFWGSTKAVRHLSDTICIENGLSIVENPKPHGKSYNKWLGDQVKPSHRELLRVAIDNALEQKPADLDELLKLLRKSGCEVSKRGKSYRLKLPGWSKVSRLDSLGDGYTLKDLLAILAGQKVHTPRQKPVKRADLPKVNLLVDIQAKLQAGKGAGYVRWAKIFNLKQMAQTVNYLTEHNLLEYAVLEEKAAAATAHHNELSAKIKAAEKRMAEITVLRTHIINYAKTRDTYVAYRKAGYSKKFRQEHEEEILLHQAAKNAFDDMGVKKLPKVKELQAEYARLLEEKKKTYAEYRRSREEMRELLAAKANVDRLLNMEVEHDTEKEKDHDQR
- a CDS encoding helix-turn-helix transcriptional regulator gives rise to the protein MESSHISFYRLANEGIDAQTLQRIRHDKPVTTDTLGKICSIMKCQPGDLIEYIEDACEPDSAE
- a CDS encoding succinate dehydrogenase, whose product is MRMIWGFLRLMLKIVAAPVILLLTLAIWSCVGLVYVSGLVLGLFSAVIALLGLAVLVTYSPQNGIILWAIAFLISPFGLPHLAFWLLGKVQDLKFAIQDLIYG
- the mobC gene encoding plasmid mobilization relaxosome protein MobC; the encoded protein is MSTPKRKRNVQVNFRVSPEELELIEQKMSQLGTKNREAYLRKMALDGYVVQLDLPELKELVSLLRRSSNNLNQLTRRVHETGRIYDADLEDIAQRQEQLWEGVKEILTQLSNLS
- a CDS encoding DUF3849 domain-containing protein, with product MNTNDLNTALYEKMAAEQDKYRDWLKSQPPAEVLNHAYEYTVREDIVMAMEELELTATQAQALLDSPTPLADVYRYFEKLETGHMDVIRDSIENRADDACKAQTELRKAAIYPHSAVYAKEHGELEQYRASNNANLQCKEAIEAAVREHFDGMYLSHDAAKGVIETYGMDRVMLVLANTVQLQDWDGRYSPRNKEWAKTIPNYNSDTVRCGYAVNSHPAVLNGFIDLVREEHLRRQPLTAEDIQAEAERILRELRAPDVPNSPHGTHYMARISPEFLNRAGSKDHDRLMNLLPFRSLAFTGMKGLPGTYATILANEDRSKGLRQPRPSVREHLKQEPKQTIPKASAHKKREPER